The following proteins are co-located in the Helicoverpa armigera isolate CAAS_96S chromosome 23, ASM3070526v1, whole genome shotgun sequence genome:
- the LOC135118492 gene encoding UDP-glucosyltransferase 2-like encodes MKMLNFILFGLLISSCLCDGYRILAVFPTPSPSHGILGDSFVKALLNAGHEVVYISPFKKINHAKLEIIDVSQNLEVFSDKNIDVKAIMTGSLNLQDPKFLFGMTTTMTDVTLANPNVQKLLRDPKQKFDVIVAEYFFNNIFSTLSAVYDAPFIWFLTIVPHSLILDQIHGPMNPAYSSDYIEARIAPYSFVERVRELYFTLTLLYNLHVAFPPIEEAIYHKHISTILKSLGKPIPDYNALTYNVSMVLGNSQVALESAVPLPPNFKHIGGYHIDDDVKPLPENLKKIFDNAKNGVVYFSLGSNLKSKDLPEDMKQGILKVLGELKQTVIWKFEESFPNTPKNVHIVQWAPQQSILAEPNLVLFVTHGGFLSVTEAVHFGVPLVVIPVFGDQFMNANLVVKKGIAVQVKLSYTMHNELKVAMDTVLGDSKYATNAKALSAAFHDLEMKPKDALNFWVEHVVRTRGAPHLRSVAIDIPLYQRMYLDLLALILLTPAVLLLVLRRFCCKSDSQKVKRS; translated from the exons atgaaaatgttaaactttattttatttgggttaCTGATAAGTTCGTGTTTGTGTGATGGATATCGGATCTTGGCAGTGTTTCCGACGCCAAGTCCTAGCCACGGTATTCTTGGAGACAGTTTTGTGAAAGCCCTTCTCAATGCAGGACACGAA GTGGTGTACATATCgccatttaaaaagataaatcatGCAAAACTGGAGATTATAGACGTCTCTCAAAACCTCGAAGTATTTTCCG ataaAAACATTGATGTCAAAGCAATCATGACTGGAAGTTTGAATTTACAAGACCCAAAGTTTTTGTTCGGGATGACCACGACCATGACCGATGTCACGCTTGCTAATCCTAATGTCCAGAAGCTGTTAAGGGATCCAAAGCAAAAGTTTGATGTCATTGTAGCTGAATAtttcttcaataatattttttccac GTTGTCAGCAGTCTACGATGCCCCATTCATCTGGTTCCTCACCATAGTGCCTCACTCCTTGATCCTCGACCAGATCCATGGGCCGATGAACCCAGCATATAGCAGTGACTACATAGAAGCGAGGATCGCTCCGTACTCCTTTGTGGAAAGAGTTCGTGAACTGTATTTCACGTTGACCTTGCTGTACAATCTGCATGT CGCCTTCCCACCGATAGAAGAAGCCATATACCACAAACATATATCTACGATCTTAAAATCATTAGGAAAACCAATTCCTGACTACAATGCCCTCACATACAACGTGTCCATGGTACTAGGCAACTCTCAAGTGGCTCTAGAAAGTGCAGTACCTTTGCCTCCGAACTTCAAACATATTGGCGGATATCatattgatgatgatgttaaacCGTTGCCTGAG aaCTTGAAAAAAATTTTCGACAATGCAAAGAACGGTGTCGTATACTTCAGTTTGGGATCCAATTTAAAGAGTAAGGACTTACCTGAAGACATGAAGCAGGGTATTTTGAAAGTGCTAGGAGAACTGAAACAGACTGTCATTTGGAAATTCGAGGAAAGTTTTCCTAACACACCGAAAAATGTTCACATAGTTCAGTGGGCACCACAGCAAAGTATTTTGG CTGAACCAAACCTGGTACTCTTTGTCACACACGGTGGTTTCCTGTCCGTCACAGAAGCTGTGCATTTTGGAGTACCCCTGGTAGTCATCCCAGTGTTTGGAGACCAGTTTATGAACGCAAACCTGGTTGTTAAGAAGGGCATCGCTGTTCAAGTCAAATTATCTTACACGATGCATAACGAACTGAAGGTTGCTATGGATACAGTTCTGGGTGATTCAAA ATACGCCACAAATGCAAAAGCCTTATCTGCAGCTTTCCATGACTTGGAAATGAAGCCGAAAGACGCCTTAAACTTCTGGGTGGAGCACGTGGTGCGCACGCGTGGCGCTCCTCACTTGCGCTCCGTCGCGATCGACATACCGCTCTACCAACGAATGTACCTAGATCTCCTGGCTTTAATCCTTTTAACTCCTGCTGTCCTGTTACTAGTACTCAGAAGATTCTGCTGTAAAAGTGATAGTCAGAAAGTTAAAAGAAGTTAA